From a single Rhodococcus qingshengii JCM 15477 genomic region:
- a CDS encoding DUF3349 domain-containing protein, which yields MTAPTPSLPQSILDWLRAGYPEGIPPKDRIPLVALLRRKLSDAQIRDIAIGAALAELSDVNSNQVISSDEISAQIADLTSQTPSDEDIARVASVLAAAGWPLADLDNH from the coding sequence GTGACTGCACCGACTCCATCCCTTCCTCAATCCATTCTTGACTGGCTTCGCGCCGGCTACCCCGAAGGCATACCGCCCAAGGACCGCATTCCGCTGGTCGCATTGCTACGACGCAAACTCTCGGACGCGCAAATTCGAGACATTGCCATCGGCGCTGCACTCGCAGAACTGAGCGACGTCAACAGTAACCAGGTGATCTCGAGCGACGAGATCAGCGCTCAGATCGCCGATCTGACGAGCCAGACTCCCTCGGACGAGGACATCGCGCGCGTTGCCTCCGTCCTTGCTGCCGCCGGGTGGCCCCTCGCTGATCTCGACAACCACTGA
- a CDS encoding DUF3349 domain-containing protein: protein MSLPPLLASILGWLRAGYPNGVPEQDYVPLMALLRRQLSDDEIAVLADDLVAGFPLPVDPIDFPGSVDPIDIGVLITKVTDDIPHESDVARVREHLIRGGWQIEAQPPVDDA, encoded by the coding sequence TTGAGTCTTCCACCACTTCTGGCTTCGATACTCGGCTGGCTGCGTGCCGGGTATCCGAACGGTGTGCCGGAGCAGGACTACGTCCCTTTGATGGCCCTGCTCCGGAGACAACTGTCCGACGACGAGATCGCCGTTCTTGCTGACGATCTCGTCGCCGGCTTTCCGCTTCCGGTCGATCCGATCGACTTTCCCGGTTCGGTCGATCCGATCGACATCGGCGTCCTCATCACCAAGGTCACCGACGATATTCCGCACGAATCGGACGTCGCTCGGGTGCGTGAACACTTGATTCGTGGAGGTTGGCAAATCGAGGCGCAACCTCCGGTCGACGACGCCTGA
- a CDS encoding alpha/beta hydrolase: MHEAQTDLAKNPDISNPDISRNRISNRIKRRILGLAATALALPLTAGLISGSVATAAPARTAPAGGYEEVFVDSSMGPIKVQIQWASRGGNAALYLLDGLRARDDRNAWSFETNALEQYRGDNVTLVMPVGGQSSFYSDWYANSNLNRQPVTYKWETFLTQELPAYLESRGVSRTNNGVLGLSMGGSAALTLAAYHRDQFKFAGSLSGYLNISAPGMREAIRVAMVSAGSFNVDAMWGPPWNPAWLRNDPFVFAPELAGLSLYISAASGLPGQFDQPRRPVDFVNTGSAIGLEALALMNSRAFQLRMNSLGIPATYSFPANGTHSWPYWGAELWKARGQILDTLDAW, encoded by the coding sequence ATGCACGAGGCTCAAACAGATTTGGCGAAGAACCCAGATATTTCGAACCCGGATATTTCGAGAAACCGCATTTCGAACCGAATCAAGCGTCGGATCCTGGGCCTCGCCGCGACAGCACTCGCTCTCCCCCTGACCGCAGGCCTGATCAGCGGATCGGTAGCGACCGCAGCGCCCGCGCGTACCGCCCCGGCCGGTGGCTACGAGGAAGTGTTCGTAGACTCGTCGATGGGACCGATCAAGGTTCAGATCCAGTGGGCTTCGCGCGGCGGCAACGCGGCACTCTATCTTCTCGATGGCCTACGAGCACGCGACGACCGAAACGCATGGAGTTTCGAGACCAACGCTCTCGAGCAGTATCGTGGCGACAACGTCACGCTGGTCATGCCGGTCGGCGGGCAGTCCAGCTTTTACTCGGACTGGTATGCGAACAGCAATTTGAATCGCCAGCCGGTCACGTACAAATGGGAAACCTTCCTCACCCAGGAACTTCCCGCCTATCTGGAATCGCGCGGCGTCTCCCGAACCAACAACGGCGTGCTCGGACTGTCCATGGGTGGCAGCGCGGCACTGACGCTAGCCGCCTACCACCGCGATCAGTTCAAGTTCGCCGGTTCGCTCTCGGGATACCTCAACATCTCAGCTCCAGGCATGCGTGAGGCGATCCGGGTGGCCATGGTCAGCGCCGGGTCCTTCAATGTCGATGCAATGTGGGGACCGCCGTGGAACCCCGCTTGGCTCCGCAACGATCCCTTCGTGTTTGCACCCGAACTGGCTGGGCTCTCGCTGTACATATCCGCTGCGAGCGGCCTACCCGGGCAGTTCGATCAACCGCGTCGTCCCGTCGACTTCGTAAACACCGGTAGTGCAATCGGCCTCGAAGCACTGGCCTTGATGAACTCACGCGCATTCCAGTTGCGCATGAACTCGCTGGGAATTCCGGCAACGTACAGCTTCCCGGCCAACGGCACGCATTCGTGGCCGTACTGGGGTGCGGAATTGTGGAAGGCCCGAGGCCAGATCCTCGACACCCTCGACGCTTGGTGA